Proteins co-encoded in one Hemibagrus wyckioides isolate EC202008001 linkage group LG26, SWU_Hwy_1.0, whole genome shotgun sequence genomic window:
- the LOC131347188 gene encoding serine/threonine-protein kinase SIK2-like: MVVLSEDAPDAMNPIGKPLQVGFYEIIRTLGKGNFAVVKLARHKVTKTQVAIKIIDKTRLNASDLEKLNREVKIMKLLKHPHIIRLYQVMETMNMLYIVTEYANNGEMFDYLACNGHLSEEEARKKFWQILSAVEYCHRCHIVHRDLKAENLLLDSNMNIKLADFGFGNFFVPGKPLNTWCGSPPYAAPEIFQGNEYEGPQQDIWSLGVVLYVLVCGSLPFEAASLPALKQRVIEGRFRIPYFMSQGCENLIRRMLVVDPAKRISLAQIKQHCWMKAVPITVCQTLFNPPEPERHCQAKGYNEQVLSLMQTLGIDKRRTVESLQNDSYNHFAAIYWLLLERLNEQEQIKKVPDWSKRLCYNLPVLGDANPPMLEDRNSSSPSNLMDAGLSGGVRVKNMDEEEKQLPLDYTTGHRSTIHRPIDSEVSSFKSWCHPPSIVVDLVDSATVDSSYTSSFTTSSSSFTCPGALLDPQHYINQDLGQYPFSLKSERNPLTHSSVLRCQTSLQIPNFQEGRRASDTSLPQGQWAFQEHLSKNVHTTGQFGLNKAPAQYTWPPMPNLEHTNKPPTHSWGSFHGQTAGLQHHQWTSNIHCYYPHLLQKPSPHTGVIQNHSIRPALHSESHLTSLSASGYRKFRHNPLSLLHTPQCLHCPRQGPPTHSSLAHLPATYSCSTSSCSSTNMLDSTTLLLEAQLQIKPSSR; this comes from the exons ATGGTGGTGTTGTCAGAGGATGCACCAGACGCAATGAACCCGATTGGTAAACCTCTCCAGGTTGGCTTCTATGAGATCATCCGTACACTGGGGAAAGGAAACTTTGCTGTGGTGAAGCTGGCACGACACAAAGTCACTAAAACACAG GTGGCCATTAAAATCATCGACAAAACCCGTCTGAATGCATCAGACTTGGAAAAACTCAACAGAGAAGTCAAAATCATGAAGCTTCTCAAGCATCCACACATCATCAGACTCTACCAG GTTATGGAAACCATGAACATGTTGTACATTGTAACAGAGTATGCTAATAACGGGGAGATGTTCG ATTATCTTGCATGCAACGGTCACCTGAGTGAGGAAGAAGCTCGCAAGAAATTCTGGCAAATTCTCTCTGCTGTAGAGTACTGCCACAGATGTCACATTGTACATAGAGACCTTAAAGCTGAAAATCTACTACTGGATAGCAACATGAACATCAAGCTCGCAG ACTTTGGTTTTGGAAATTTCTTTGTACCTGGAAAGCCTCTGAATACCTGGTGTGGAAGTCCACCTTATGCAGCACCGGAGATCTTCCAGGGAAATGAATATGAAGGACCACAGCAAGACATATGG agTCTAGGTGTGGTTCTTTATGTGCTGGTGTGTGGATCGCTGCCATTCGAAGCTGCCTCACTTCCAGCCCTGAAACAGCGTGTCATAGAGGGACGTTTTAGGATTCCTTACTTCATGTCACAGG GTTGTGAGAACCTGATACGGAGGATGCTGGTGGTGGATCCGGCCAAACGTATCAGTCTGGCTCAAATCAAGCAGCACTGCTGGATGAAAGCTGTACCGATAACAGTGTGCCAGACTTTATTTAACCCTCCTGAGCCGGAGAGGCACTGCCAGGCAAAGGGTTACAATGAGCAAGTGCTCAGTCTCATGCAGACGCTGGGCATTGACAAGCGGAGGACCGTTGAA TCTTTACAGAATGACAGCTACAACCACTTTGCTGCCATTTACTGGCTCTTGCTCGAGAGACTGAACGAACAAGAGCAAATCAAAAAAGTCCCAGATTGGTCTAAAAGGCTTTGTTATAATCTACCAGTTTTGGGAGATGCAAATCCACCAATGTTAGAGGACAGAAACTCTTCCTCTCCTAGCAACTTAATGGATGCTGGATTAAGTGGTGGGGTACGAGTTAAAAACATGGATGAGGAGGAAAAGCAGTTACCTCTTGATTATACAACTGGACACAGGAGCACAATACACAGACCCATTGACTCTGAAGTGTCATCCTTTAAAAGCTGGTGTCACCCACCAA GTATTGTGGTGGATCTAGTGGACAGTGCCACTGTAGACAGCTCTTACACCTCTTCCTTCACTACCTCCAGCTCCTCATTTACTTGCCCCGGTGCTCTTTTAGACCCACAACACTATATAAACCAAGATCTGGGACAGTATCCATTTTCACTGAAATCAGAAAGAAATCCTCTCACTCATTCTTCCGTCTTGCGGTGCCAGACCAGTCTGCAAATTCCTAATTTCCAGGAGGGTAGAAGAGCCTCGGATACCTCACTGCCACAAG GTCAATGGGCTTTTCAGGAGCATTTGAGCAAAAATGTTCACACAACAGGCCAGTTTGGTCTGAATAAAGCTCCTGCGCAGTACACATGGCCTCCAATGCCTAACCTAGAACACACTAATAAACCTCCAACACATTCATGGGGGAGTTTTCATGGCCAGACTGCAGGCCTTCAGCACCATCAGTG GACATCTAACATTCATTGTTATTATCCCCATCTACTACAAAAACCTTCTCCTCATACTGGGGTTATCCAGAATCACTCCATCCGCCCAGCACTACACTCTGAGAGTCACTTAACTTCTTTATCCGCTTCAGGTTACCGCAAATTCCGCCACAACCCTTTATCCCTCCTTCACACACCTCAGTGTCTGCATTGTCCTCGCCAAGGTCCACCGACTCACTCTTCTCTCGCTCATCTGCCAGCAACCTACTCGTGCTCCACTTCTAGCTGTTCTTCCACAAACATGTTGGATTCCACCACACTGCTCCTGGAGGCACAACTGCAAATAAAACCAAGCTCACGCTGA
- the cbsa gene encoding cystathionine beta-synthase a: protein MPSVPSNTENDLSKPACPFAGKKTTTTTGSSDGILQKNGSESTENAIEKWIRPDLPSKCTWSLGAEQMDSPHTHAVRTSIPSILPNILKKIGDTPMVRINKINKTFGLKCELLAKCEFFNAGGSVKDRISLRMVEDAERAGILKPGDTIIEPTSGNTGIGLALAAAVKGYRCIIVMPEKMSMEKVDVLRALGAEIVRTPTSARFDSPESHVGVAWRLKNEIPNSHILDQYRNPSNPLAHYDNTAEEILEQCDGKVDMLVAGAGTGGTITGVARKLKEKCPNIKIIAVDPEGSILAEPEDLNQTDKTQYEVEGIGYDFIPTVLDRSVVDRWYKSNDEESFTMARMLMRDEGLLCGGSSGSAMAAAVKMAKELKEGQRCVVILPDSIRNYMSKFLNDTWMYQKGFLTAEDSMVRKPWWWNLRLQTLNLSAPLTVLPTVSCQKTIKILKEKAFDQAPVVDEAGVILGMVTLGNMLASVLAGKIKPSDPVSKVLYKQFKQICLTDNLGKLSRILETDHFALVVHEQIQYLTDGSTVMKYMVFGVVTAIDLLNFVTAREKRERSISECTDEL from the exons ATGCCTTCAGTGCCTTCCAATACAGAGAATGATCTCTCCAAACCTGCCTGCCCCTTTGCTGGCAAAaagaccaccaccaccactgggAGTAGTGATGgaattttacagaaaaatggGAGTGAAAGCACTGAGAATGCCATCGAGAAATGGATCCGTCCCGACCTTCCCAGCAAGTGCACATGGAGCCTGGGAGCAGAGCAAATggactccccacacacacatgcagtcaG GACAAGCATTCCGAGCATCTTACCTAACATCCTCAAAAAAATTGGAGACACACCAATGGTACGCATCAACAAGATCAACAAGACGTTCGGGCTTaagtgtgagctgt tggcaAAATGTGAGTTCTTCAATGCTGGTGGCAGTGTTAAAGACAGGATCAGTCTGCGCATGGTCGAGGATGCAGAGAGAGCAGGCATCCTCAAACCTGGAGATACCATCATAGAGCCTACCTCTGGAAATactg gTATTGGCCTAGCTCTGGCTGCTGCTGTAAAGGGCTACCGCTGCATCATTGTCATGCCTGAAAAAATGAGCATGGAAAAG GTGGACGTGTTGAGAGCTCTTGGAGCGGAGATAGTCCGCACACCCACCAGCGCCCGTTTTGATTCCCCGGAATCCCATGTTGGCGTGGCTTGGCGCCTGAAGAACGAAATCCCCAATTCACACATCCTGGACCAGTATCGCAATCCCAGCAACCCCCTGGCTCACTACGACAACACGGCTGAGGAGATCCTAGAACAGTGTGATG GAAAAGTGGACATGCTGGTAGCAGGAGCTGGCACTGGAGGCACCATCACTGGTGTAGCTCGCAAACTGAAGGAGAAATGCCCCAACATTAAG ATTATTGCTGTGGACCCAGAGGGATCCATTCTGGCTGAACCAGAGGATCTGAACCAGACGGATAAGACACAGTACGAGGTGGAAGGCATCGGATATGACTTCATTCCTACTGTGCTAGACAGATCT GTGGTGGACAGGTGGTACAAGTCCAATGATGAAGAGTCATTCACTATGGCTCGTATGCTTATGAGAGATGAAGGCCTGCTTTGTG GTGGCAGTTCTGGCTCGGCCATGGCAGCGGCGGTGAAGATGGCTAAAGAGCTGAAGGAAGGGCAGCGCTGTGTGGTCATCCTTCCTGATTCCATCCGCAACTACAT gtCCAAGTTCCTAAATGACACCTGGATGTACCAAAAGGGTTTCCTCACTGCAGAAGACAGCATGGTTAGGAAGCCTTG gTGGTGGAATCTCAGGTTACAGACTTTGAACCTTTCGGCTCCTCTCACTGTCTTGCCCACAGTCTCCTGTCAAAAAACCATCAAGATTCTGAAAGAAAAGGCATTTGACCAAGCACCTGTCGTAGATGAGGCTGG GGTCATTCTTGGTATGGTCACTCTGGGGAACATGTTAGCCTCTGTGCTAGCTGGGAAGATCAAACCATCCGATCCTGTCAGCAAAGTGCTCTACAAACAGTTCAAACAG ATTTGTCTAACCGATAACCTCGGTAAACTCTCACGGATCCTGGAGACGGATCACTTCGCCCTGGTGGTGCATGAGCAAATTCAGT ATTTAACAGACGGTTCCACCGTAATGAAGTACATGGTGTTTGGAGTAGTGACGGCCATTGACCTGCTCAACTTTGTCACAGCTCGTGAGAAACGGGAGCGCTCCATTTCTGAGTGTACAGATGAGCTGTGA
- the hsf2bp gene encoding heat shock factor 2-binding protein: MQLREFLPKVINGDFLDALNKARSLEKLREQSQQQHQQLKQECLHLTSRLDAAQSECQREKEEKLVLRERLWESREQLQQQAEFCTGLGAATCTVLWSASRREEAIRDILADGKLEPFLSVAGQTLESFVKSLDEDEKPQQQNYNSHEHQFVLALAGVITNVAAVTCGRDFISTSAHVLLDTLMQLLGLMKSGVFPKLKVLMLMALYNVSLNINGLTYISESPALLPLICTLLEDQDIEVCLQALRLLQSLLVEGDILAQISPDLQSSLPVERISQLASSRHSALSQTAQELLEDIKCLTKTRHTATEKEQ; encoded by the exons ATGCAGCTACGGGAATTTCTGCCTAAAGTCATTAATGGTGACTTTCTGGATGCCCTGAATAAAGCTCGCTCTCTGGAGAAAC TCCGAGAGCAGAGCcagcagcagcaccagcagCTGAAGCAGGAGTGCTTGCACCTCACCTCCCGCCTCGATGCAGCACAGTCCGAgtgccagagagagaaagag GAGAAACTGGTTCTAAGGGAGAGGTTATGGGAGAGCCGTGAGCAGCTGCAGCAACAGGCAGAGTTCTGTACAGGCCTGGGTGCCGCCACCTGCACTGTCCTCTGGAGCGCTTCCCGTAGAGAAGAAGCCATACGAGACATACTGGCTGAT GGAAAGCTGGAACCATTCCTTAGTGTAGCAGGACAAACCCTGGAGAGCTTTGTGAAATCTCTGGATGAGGATGAAAAACCCCAGCAGCAAAACTACAATTCCCATGAGCACCAGTTTGTGCTGGCACTGGCTGGTGTCATCACCA ACGTGGCAGCTGTTACTTGTGGGAGGGACTTCATTTCTACCTCTGCGCATGTCTTGTTGGACACTCTGATGCAGCTGCTTGGGTTAATGAAGTCTGGGGTCTTTCCAAAGCTTAAAGT gcTGATGCTGATGGCTTTATACAACGTTAGCCTCAACATAAACGGACTGACGTACATCAGCGAGAGTCCTGCACTCCTACCACTTATATGCACCCTgcttgaag ACCAGGACATAGAAGTATGTCTGCAGGCACTGCGGCTCCTCCAGTCTCTGTTAGTGGAGGGTGACATATTGGCCCAAATCAGCCCAGACCTCCAAAGTTCCCTTCCAGTGGAGAGAATCAGCCAGTTGGCCTCAAGCCGCCACTCTGCCCTCAGCCAGACAGCCCAGGAGCTGTTGGAGGACATCAAATGCCTCACCAAAACTCGTCACACGGCCACAGAGAAAGAGCAGTGA
- the cryaa gene encoding alpha-crystallin A chain, whose protein sequence is MDIAIQYPWFRRALSYPSRLFDQFFGEGLFDHDLFPFSASTISPYYRHSLFRSFLDSSNSGISEVRSDRDRFMVFLDVKHFSPEELNVKVVEDYVEIHGKHSERQDDHGYISREFHRRYRLPSNVDQSAITCSLSGDGLLNICGPKTSGSEYGRGDRTIPVTHDDKPNPTPSS, encoded by the exons ATGGATATTGCCATCCAGTACCCGTGGTTCAGACGTGCCCTGAGCTACCCCTCTCGCCTCTTTGACCAGTTCTTTGGAGAAGGTCTGTTCGATCATGACCTTTTCCCCTTTTCTGCCTCCACCATCAGCCCTTACTACCGCCACTCCCTCTTCCGCAGTTTCCTGGACTCCTCCAACTCTGGCATCTCTGAG GTGAGGTCTGACAGGGACAGGTTCATGGTTTTCCTGGATGTGAAGCACTTCTCCCCTGAGGAGCTCAACGTAAAGGTGGTAGAAGACTATGTGGAGATTCACGGCAAGCAttcagagagacag GACGACCATGGCTACATCTCACGAGAGTTCCACCGCCGCTACCGTCTACCCTCCAACGTTGATCAGTCAGCCATCACCTGTTCGCTTTCAGGTGATGGCCTGCTCAACATCTGTGGCCCAAAAACAAGTGGCTCAGAATATGGGCGTGGGGATCGCACCATTCCTGTCACCCACGATGACAAACCCAATCCTACCCCTTCCTCTTAG